The Prevotella melaninogenica region CAGTACACCCAAGGATAAAAAGAGTAAATTGGCAGGTACAAAGGCAAAACCATAGGTACACATATCCTTCTGTGCTTCACGCAAAGTCTTACAAGTAAGATTCTTTTGCATCATGTCTTGGTCCAGTCCTGTCATAACAATAACAATAAAGATACCGCTAAGAAACTGTTTCCAAAAGTTCTGTTTTGATACCCAGTCATCGAATACAAATATATGAGAATGACTGTCATTGGCTATCGCTTGAGCTGCTTCCGGGAGCGACATGCCTAATGTTTCTACCACCTTATATATAATAAGAATGAGGGCAAGCAGCATACAAAGGGTCTGAAAGGTGTCTGTCAAGACCAGTGTACGAATTCCTCCCCTACGCGTGTAGAGCCAAATGAGTGCCACAAGAGACACAACCGTAATGGGGAAAGGTATGCCGTAGGCATCTAAGACGAAACGTTGAAGTATCATACAAACAACATAGAAGCGCACTGCCGCACCTGTCATCTTAGACAATAGGAAAAATGAAGCACCAGTCTTATAGCTATAATTGCCTAAACGTGTTTGTAGATAAGAGTAGATAGTTGTCAACTTTAGGTGGTAATAAACAGGAAGTAACAGATATGCAACAGCAAAATAACCCAGCACAAAACCTAAACATGTCTGCATATAGGTCATATCGCTCAACATTACCATTCCCGGAACGCTAACAAAGGTAACGCCAGAAATACTGGCACCAATCATTCCGAAGGCAACAAGATACCAAGGTGACTGACGGTTTGCACGAAAAAAAACATCGTTGTCAGCTTTATGTCCCGTGATTCTACTTATTAACAATAAGATGCAAAAATATGCAAGAATAGTAGCGATTATTATCATAATGGCAGCAAAATTACTAAAAATATTATCATTTCATGCAATTAAGAAATCTTATTTTGTAACTTTGTGGGACATCATATTTCAATAAACATTCATCCATTGTATAATTGAGTAAGAGTATGGCACAACAGAAAAGATTTATACTTGACGAGAAAGATATCCCTACACAGTGGTATAATATTCAGGCAGACATGCCCACCAAGCCCCTTCTTCCACTTCATCCGGCTACACGTAAGCCAATGACAGCAGAGGATCTTTCTGAAATTTTCAGTATGGAATGTGCTAAGCAAGAGCTTGATTGTGAGCATGCTTGGATTGATATTCCCGAAGAAGTGTTGGATATGTATAAGTATTATCGCTCCACACCTCTTGTCCGTGCGTATGCTTTGGAGAAAGCATTAGACACCCCAGCACATATCTATTTCAAGAATGAAAGTGTAAACCCACTGGGCTCACATAAGGTCAATTCTGCCATCCCTCAGTGTTACTATTGTAAAAAGGAAGGTGTTACGAACGTGACAACAGAGACAGGTGCGGGTCAATGGGGTGCTGCATTATCCTACGCTGCAAAGGTGTATGGACTTGAAGCAGCGGTTTATCAGGTGAAGATTTCCATGCAACAGAAACCATACCGTTCGCTGATTATGAGGACATTTGGGGCTATGGTTGAAGGTTCACCTTCAATGTCTACACGTGCAGGAAAGAACATCGTGACACGCGACCCAACACATCCTGGTTCGTTGGGAACAGCTATCTCAGAGGCTATAGAACTGGCAAAAACTACACCTAACTGTAAGTACACTTTAGGTTCAGTACTCAATCACGTTGCATTGCACCAAACCATTATTGGCTTGGAGGCTGAGAAGCAAATGGAAATGGCTGGGGAATATCCTGATAAGGTCATAGCCTGCTTTGGTGGTGGTAGTAATTTCGGTGGTATTGCATTCCCATTTATGCGCCACAATATCCTTGAAGGAAAGAATACAGAGTTTATCGCAGCAGAGCCAAACAGCTGTCCTAAACTGACACGCGGCAGGTTTGAATACGACTTCGGTGACGAAGCGGGTTATACTCCCTTGCTACCAATGTTCACACTTGGCCATGATTTCAAACCAGCCAATATCCATGCAGGTGGTTTACGCTATCATGGTGCTGGTGTCATCGTCAGTCAATTGCTCAAAGACGGATACATGTGTGGAATGGACATACCACAGTTAGAAAGCTTTGAGGCAGGTATCCTCTTCTC contains the following coding sequences:
- a CDS encoding sodium:solute symporter, translating into MIIIATILAYFCILLLISRITGHKADNDVFFRANRQSPWYLVAFGMIGASISGVTFVSVPGMVMLSDMTYMQTCLGFVLGYFAVAYLLLPVYYHLKLTTIYSYLQTRLGNYSYKTGASFFLLSKMTGAAVRFYVVCMILQRFVLDAYGIPFPITVVSLVALIWLYTRRGGIRTLVLTDTFQTLCMLLALILIIYKVVETLGMSLPEAAQAIANDSHSHIFVFDDWVSKQNFWKQFLSGIFIVIVMTGLDQDMMQKNLTCKTLREAQKDMCTYGFAFVPANLLFLSLGVLLMMYFNSIGQALPDVPDNLMLQAVAGGQLGTLVVILFTIGIVAACFSSADSALTALTTTYCVDICGRPKDEKLRKQAHIGVSIVFILFILIFRYVNSTSLIDAIYTIASYTYGPLLGLFAFGLCTKRTVNDRLTPYIAVASPLLCFALDTIVSRTTGYNFGYELLMLNGLITFLACFFLPARKQGSDCEMK
- a CDS encoding TrpB-like pyridoxal phosphate-dependent enzyme, coding for MAQQKRFILDEKDIPTQWYNIQADMPTKPLLPLHPATRKPMTAEDLSEIFSMECAKQELDCEHAWIDIPEEVLDMYKYYRSTPLVRAYALEKALDTPAHIYFKNESVNPLGSHKVNSAIPQCYYCKKEGVTNVTTETGAGQWGAALSYAAKVYGLEAAVYQVKISMQQKPYRSLIMRTFGAMVEGSPSMSTRAGKNIVTRDPTHPGSLGTAISEAIELAKTTPNCKYTLGSVLNHVALHQTIIGLEAEKQMEMAGEYPDKVIACFGGGSNFGGIAFPFMRHNILEGKNTEFIAAEPNSCPKLTRGRFEYDFGDEAGYTPLLPMFTLGHDFKPANIHAGGLRYHGAGVIVSQLLKDGYMCGMDIPQLESFEAGILFSRTEGTIPAPESCHAIAAAIREAKKAKEIGKEDVILFCLSGHGLIDMTAYDTYINGDLRNYTLSDDEIEKNLGTVPKV